The following coding sequences lie in one Arachis hypogaea cultivar Tifrunner chromosome 9, arahy.Tifrunner.gnm2.J5K5, whole genome shotgun sequence genomic window:
- the LOC112710206 gene encoding GDSL esterase/lipase At4g10955 — protein sequence METTNQVSKEEEAEEQRRDLVVSKEEEEEVVEEEAHPYSFHVSGPRNLSTLNWRDLIYSTWKDSNYKRTVIACFIQAVYLLELDRQEKRTQETALAPNWWIPFKYKLTQTLIDERDGSIFGAVLEWDRSAAMADLVLMRPSGAPRAVLALRGTLLKSPTMRRDIEDDLRFFAWESLKGSCRFKLALEVLKSASNSFGGSNVCVAGHSLGAGFALQVGKALAKEGIYVETHLFNPPSVSLAMSLRNIGEKAESAWKKLKSMLPYSGQESRAGEEGDANKNLGLKSWIPRLSSFKNSGFVVGKWVPHLYVNNSDYICCSYNDPGGDGGVNKENVAPPGNVPVAAKLFVVTKERQKFHEAHGLEQWWSSDAELQQAIHSSKLISRQLRSLYSGSGSGTSSQVTQGKS from the exons ATGGAAACAACGAACCAAGTaagcaaagaagaagaagctgaaGAACAAAGGAGAGACTTGGTTGTGtctaaggaagaagaagaagaagtagtagaagaagaagcgcaCCCGTATTCCTTTCATGTCTCTGGACCAAGGAATTTGTCTACCCTTAATTGGAGAGATCTCATCTATTCAACTTG GAAGGATTCAAATTACAAAAGAACAGTGATTGCATGCTTTATACAAGCAGTTTACTTGCTTGAACTTGATAGGCAAGAAAAAAGAACACAAGAGACTGCACTTGCACCAAATTGGTGGATCCCCTTTAAGTACAAGCTCACACAAACTCTCATTGACGAAAGGGACGGATCCATTTTCGGAGCAGTACTCGAATGGGACCGGTCGGCAGCTATGGCCGACTTGGTCTTAATGAGGCCTAGTGGCGCGCCGCGAGCTGTTCTAGCACTCAGGGGAACACTACTCAAATCACCCACAATGCGAAGAGACATCGAAGATGACCTTAGATTCTTTGCCTGGGAAAGTTTGAAAGGCTCTTGCAGGTTTAAATTGGCATTGGAGGTACTAAAATCGGCTTCGAATTCCTTCGGAGGAAGCAATGTTTGTGTGGCAGGGCATTCATTGGGTGCTGGTTTCGCTCTTCAAGTTGGAAAAGCATTAGCCAAAGAAGGAATCTATGTTGAGACACATTTGTTCAATCCACCTTCAGTTTCTCTAGCAATGAGTTTAAGAAACATTGGAGAAAAAGCAGAGTCTGCTTGGAAGAAACTGAAatccatgcttccttatagtggcCAGGAATCTCGAGCCGGCGAGGAAGGAGATGCCAACAAGAATCTAGGATTAAAGAGTTGGATACCGAGGCTATCGAGCTTCAAGAACTCTGGTTTTGTAGTGGGCAAATGGGTTCCTCATTTGTATGTAAACAATAGTGACTACATTTGTTGTTCTTATAATGATCCGGGTGGTGATGGTGGAGTTAACAAGGAGAATGTTGCACCGCCGGGGAATGTCCCGGTCGCGGCGAAGCTGTTTGTTGTTACTAAGGAGAGGCAGAAGTTCCATGAAGCTCATGGATTGGAGCAATGGTGGTCAAGTGATGCAGAACTTCAGCAGGCTATTCATAGTAGCAAACTGATAAGTAGACAGTTAAGATCTTTGTATAGTGGGAGTGGTAGTGGTACTTCTTCTCAAGTAACACAAGGAAAGTCTTAG